CGGTTATAGCCTTGGTGGAGCCAAAGCGATCACCGCATTCAACGCAGCGGGTAAAGCACAAGATCGCCTGTTCAACCATTTCAACGCATTATTCTCTGGCGCCAAAGAATTAAAGTTACACTTCTCACGTGCCAAGGCTTTCTTCACTCATTTCCTCGGTCACGAAATTGACGCGGTACGCCAGCATCGCACCCGTGCTTTCGGTGTTTATGCCTTCGGGGCTGGCTGGATACTCTTTTTATTCTATGTGTTTTTGGGAGTGGTGATATTCGCCCCGACAGTAATACCAGGCCTTGAAGTCACGACACTCGCCGGATATGTCATTGTATTTCTGTTTATGTTGATGCCGTTAGACAGTTTGTTAAACAGTATTCCAGCCCTGAATGCAGCACATGTATCACTGAATCGCATTGGTGATGTCCTCTCTGAGCTGAATGAGCAAGACCCATTTATCCGGCAAATTTCGGCTGATGAATTCGGTGAGGCAACTTTACTGCGCCTGTCTGGCCTGACCCACAGTTATTATAGGGAGCAGGAAGATAAAGTATTCCAACTCGGTCCAATCGATATGACACTCAAACGAGGTGAAATTACTTTTTTGATCGGCGGGAACGGCAGTGGCAAAACCACACTCGCCAAGCTACTGGTCGGTTTATACACACCAGAAAGCGGCACCATTACCGTTGATGGACATATCATCACTGACAACAACAGAGCCCACTATCGTCAACTGTTCTCAGCGGTTTTCTCCGATTTCCATCTCTTTGAAACACTGGTCGGTTTGAACGATGCCGATTCAACATTGGATTCACGTGCTAACGCCTTGCTCGCTAAACTGCATTTGGATCATAAGGTAAAGATTGAAAATGGCTGTTTCTCAACGCGCGATTTGTCATTGGGACAACGAAAACGCCTCGCTTTAGTGGTGGCCTATTTGGAAGATCGGCCGTTCTATCTGTTCGATGAATGGGCGGCGGATCAGGACCCGCTGTTTAAGACGGTGTTTTATCAGGAGCTATTGCCCGAATTGGCGGCACGCGGTAAAGCCGTACTGGCGATCACCCACGACGATCGCTTTTTCCACTTGGCCGATCACTGTATCAAACTGGAAAGTGGGCAGCTCCTTGTCAATCAGGCGCAAATGGCCGTCGCTCAATGATATTACCGGATGCACGCTACTCAACTTTATATCCTTGATTATCCCTTACAGGAGATAATCAAGGATAATTTCCTTCTTGAGCAGATCAGATTATTTGGTCTTATAGTGCGCTTCGGCTTCAATAAAACGCTGTTGTGTCGCCTGACTTGGTGCTTTCCCCAGCAAACTCACCACAATGATGGCAATCGTCGCGAAAATAAAGCCCGGAATAATTTCATACAGGGAGAACCAACGGAACTCCATCCAAACCAGCACGGTGATGGCGCCCACCAGCATACCCGCCAACGCACCGTTACGGGTCATACGTTTCCAAAGCACAGAAATCAGTACCACGGGGCCAAACGCTGCGCCAAACCCGGCCCAAGCATTGCTGACCAGTGATAATACTTTATTATTCGGGTTAATTGCGATCACGATAGCAATGATTGCCACCATCAAAACCATGAAACGACCCACCCAGACTAATTCTTTTTGGGAGGCTTTAGTCCGTATGAATGCTTTATAGAAATCTTCGGTCAGTGCGCTGGAACAAACCAATAATTGGCAACTTAATGTACTCATCACCGCCGCTAACACCGCAGACAATAATATTCCCGTGATCCACGGATTGAACAAAAGCACACCCAACTCCATGAAGATGCGTTCACGGTTCTGCAATACCGGCCCGGCCTGCTCAGGATACATTTCAAAATAGGCAATACCAAAGAACCCAACCGCCACCGTGCCTGCAAGGCACAAGAGCATCCACGTCATACTGATGCGACGGGCTTTATGAATCGTCTGGTGGGAGTCCGCCGCCATAAAACGAGCCAGAATATGTGGCTGGCCAAAATAACCGAAGCCCCATCCCAGCAAAGAAATAATGGCAATGATATTCAGATTCTTAAACATATCTAAATAGGCGTGGTTTTTTGCCTCAATAATATTGATAGCTGCACCCACTCCCCCGACTTTAAACAGGACCAGAACGGGAACCAGAATTAAGGCAAAAATCATTAACGTTGCCTGAACCGTATCAGTCCAACTTACCGCCAGAAATCCCCCAAGGAAGGTATAGGCAATTGTTGCCAGTGCCCCCAACCAAATCGCTTTTTCATAGCTGATACCAAAGGTATTCTCAAACAACAAACCACCGGCAACCACACCGGATGCACAATAAATAGTAAAGAAAATCAGGATAACCAATGCAGAAATAATCCGCAGGATTTTGCTATTGTCCTCAAAGCGGCTGGTGAAATAATCGGGTAATGTTAGTGCATTATTGTTTACTTCGGTATGCACTCGCAATCTGCCGGCAACCCACCGCCAATTCAGATAGGCGCCCAACAGTAGACCTAACGCGATCCAGCTTTCTGAAATGCCTGAGAAAAAAATGGCGCCCGGCAATCCCATCAATAACCAGCCACTCATATCAGAAGCACCGGCAGATAATGCAGTTACCACACTACCTAATCTTCGTCCACCCAATATGTAATCATCAAAATTCTTGGTGGAGCGATAAGCCGCGAATCCTATCAGTAACATTGCTGCAATGTAGATGATGAAGGTAATGAGCATTGGTGAATTTACTGTCATGCAGGTTCTTCTCCATAGTGTTTTTATAAATTGATCGTGTTTTTATAAATTATGTATCTGCAAATGTGCTATTTGCGTAAACAATGTTGCGTAAATAATGCCATCGTGCCTGAAATATTTTTCAGTGATACCTCACCTTTTATATCAGGCGGTAACAAGTTGTACCTGAAGATGCCATTAGTTTTCATGCGTATTATTTATACTTGTAATTATTTTGAAATTACATTCTATCCTAATTTAGATAAAACATTATTAACAACTGATTAACTGTGTTTTTATAAAAAACGCTTGCTAAATCACATTTATCACTCCAGAAGTTGCACCTTAAATTAGCTAACAGGTTATACTTAAGATCCACACAATAAAAATAAAATTATTTAAAATCAACAATATAAATAAATTTCAATAATCAATTTCGCCGAAAAAAATAGTAAAAACAAGATTAGTTTCACAAATTTAGAATGACTGCTTTTAACGAAGTTGCACAAAGTTGCAACATAGAAGATATTGTTATGTGACTTTTTTTAGTTTTACCTGTTAAGGAGTAAAAATGGGTAGTACCACTATGGGTGTGAAACTCGATGAAATAACGCGTAATCGAATTAAAGCCGCAGCACAACTCATTGATCGCACACCACACTGGCTAATTAAACAAGCCATTTTTAATTATCTTGAACGTCTGGAAAATGAAGAAAAACTCCCAGAAATATCAGCGGGTCAGGATAACAAAGAAGAAATGATTTCCGAAGCAGAATCACAGATTGAGGCGCCTTATCAACCATTTCTGGATTTTGCCGAGCATATTTTACCCCAATCGGTGAAACGTTCTGCAATTACTGCCGCCTATCGCCTCCCCGAAACTCAAGCCGTTCCTATGCTGCTGCAACAAGCACAACTCGGTGAAGAACAAGCCAAGGCAACGCATAAGCTCGCTTATTCCATTGCAGAAAAGCTACGCCAACAAAAACAGGGCATTGGCCGTTCAGGTTTGGTTCAGGGATTATTGCAAGAATTTTCCCTTTCCTCGCAGGAAGGTGTGGCTTTGATGTGCCTTGCTGAAGCCCTGCTGCGTATTCCCGACAAAGCAACCCGTGATGCCCTGATCCGCGATAAAATCAGTAATGGCAACTGGCATTCCCACTTGGGTCAAAGCCCCTCCATGTTTGTCAATGCGGCAACCTGGGGATTGCTGTTCACGGGCAAGCTGGTATCTACCCATAACGAAGCCAAGTTATCTAAATCACTTAACCGCATCATCAACAAAAGCGGTGAGCCATTGGTGCGCAAGGGTGTAGATATGGCCATGCGCCTGATGGGGGAGCAATTCGTGACGGGAGAAACCATCGCCCAAGCCCTTGCCAACGCCCGGAAGCTGGAGGAGAAAGGCTTTCGCTACTCTTATGACATGCTCGGTGAAGCCGCATTAACCGAAGAAGATGCGCGAGCCTATATGGTTTCCTATCAGCAGGCGATCCATGCCATCGGTAAGGCATCAAATGGCCGGGGTATTTATGAAGGGCCGGGCATTTCCATCAAACTCTCCGCCCTGCATCCCCGTTATAGTCGTGCCCAATATGAGCGTGTGATTGATGAACTCTATCCTCGCCTGCTTTCCCTGACTTTACAGGCGCGTCAATACGATATTGGCATCAATATTGACGCAGAAGAAGCCGATCGTCTGGAAATCTCCCTCGATTTACTGGAAAAACTGTGTTTCGAACCACAACTGGAAGGCTGGAATGGGATTGGTTTTGTCATTCAGGCTTACCAGAAACGCTGCCCCTTCGTTATTGACAGCCTGATTGATTTGGCACAGCGCAGCCGTCATCGGTTAATGATCCGTCTGGTGAAAGGCGCTTACTGGGACAGTGAAATTAAACGTGCCCAGATCGAGGGGCTGGAAGACTATCCGGTCTATACCCGCAAGGTCTATACCGATGTTTCTTACCTTGCCTGTGCCCGTAAACTGCTTGCGGTCCCAAATGTGATCTACCCGCAATTTGCCACCCATAACGCCCACACTTTATCCGCGATTTATCATCTGGCCGGGCAGAACTACTATCCGGGGCAATATGAGTTCCAATGCCTGCACGGCATGGGGGAGCCACTTTATGAACAAGTCGTTGGCAAGATTGCTGAAGGTAAACTCAATCGCCCATGCCGTATTTACGCCCCGGTGGGAACCCATGAAACACTATTGGCCTATCTGGTACGCCGTTTGCTGGAAAACGGAGCGAATACGTCGTTTGTCAATCGCATTGCCGATACGTCTCTGCCGATAGATGAACTGGTCGCTGATCCGGTTAAAATCGTGCAGGAACTGGCGCAAACCGAAGGGCAAATCGGCCTGCCACATCCCAAAATTCCCCTGCCACGTGATTTATACGGCAAAAACCGGGTTAATTCATCGGGATTAGATCTCTCCAATGAGCATCGTTTGGCTTCCCTTTCCAGTGCCCTGCTCAGTTCTTCCACGGAAACATGGAGCTGCGAACCCGTGTTGGGGGGCTATTACCAACATAGCGGGGAACTGCCGGCGGCTAAACCAGTGAACAATCCCGCCAGATATGCCGATATCGTGGGTTATGTGCGAGAAGCCACGGAACAGGAAGTCAGCTACGCGCTGGATGTCGCTGCCGATGCCGACGCCATTTGGTTTGCCACTCCCCCCTCAGAACGTGCAGCGATTTTAGTGCGAGCAGCGGAATTGATGGAAAATCATCTGCAATCCCTGCTCGGCATTCTGGTGCGTGAAGCGGGCAAAACCTTCAACAATGCGATTGCCGAAGTGCGTGAGGCCGTGGATTTTCTCCACTATTACGCCAGTCAGGTTCGCCAGGATTTTGCTAATGATACCCATCGCCCCTTGGGGCCGGTCGTCTGTATCAGCCCGTGGAACTTCCCGCTGGCGATTTTCACCGGCCAGATCGCCGCGGCACTGGCCGCAGGCAATAGTGTTCTGGCAAAACCCGCAGAACAAACGCCACTGATTGCCGCTGCTGCGGTAAAAATATTGCATCAAGCGGGTATTCCTCGTGATGTACTGCAATTACTGCCGGGACAAGGGGAAACCGTCGGCGCATTATTGGTCGGTGATGAACGGGTACGCGGCGTGATGTTTACGGGTTCGACCGAAATAGCCAACCTGTTGCAGCGCAATATTGCCGGCCGCCTTGACGCGCAAGGGCGCCCAACGCCGCTGATCGCAGAAACCGGTGGGCTGAATGCCATGATTGTCGATTCCTCCGCGCTGACCGAGCAGGTTGTCACCGATATCATCGCTTCCGCGTTTGACAGTGCCGGTCAGCGCTGTTCTGCCTTGCGCATCCTGTGTATTCAGGAAGACGTGGCTGATAAAACGCTCACTATGCTGAAAGGCGCGATGGCGGAATGCCGGATGGGGAATACAGAGCGTTTATCCACGGATATTGGCCCGGTCATTGATGCCGAAGCGAAAGCGGGTATCGAACATCATATCCAAACGATGTATACCCAAGGCAAAACCGTTTATCAGGCGGTATATGAGAATGACACCGACAGTCAGGAGTGGTCACAAGGCACGTTCGTCAAACCCACGCTGATCGAATTAGACAGTTTTGCTGAATTGCAAAAAGAAATTTTCGGGCCGGTTCTGCATGTCGTCCGTTTCAAACGCCATGAGTTAGATAAGCTGCTGGATCAAATCAATGCGGCCGGTTATGGCCTGACGTTGGGCGTCCACACGCGGATTGATGAAACTATCGCGCAAGTCACCAGCAAGGCGCAAGTCGGCAATATCTATGTCAACCGCAATATGGTCGGCGCGGTCGTCGGAGTGCAACCCTTTGGTGGCGAAGGTTTGTCAGGCACCGGGCCGAAAGCCGGCGGGCCACTCTATCTGTATCGTCTGCTGTCACAACGCCCTCTCAATGCTGCCAACCAGACTTTGGCACGGCAAGATGCGGAATATGAGTTGGATGCCAGAAGCCGTGTTGCCCTGCATTCCCCGCTCTACACGCTGGCAGATTGGGCAGTGGCGCAAAATCATGAAGCATTGGGTCAGGTGATTCAGGAATACAGCTTACTGGCACAAGGCGGAACCACCCGCTTACTGCCGGGGCCGACCGGAGAGCGCAATACCTATACGCTGCTGCCGCGCGGCCGTGTGCTTTGTCTGGCCGATAACCAGCAAGATGCCTTGGTGCAATTGGCTGCGGTGCTTTCTGTCGGTGGTCAGGTCATCTGGCAGAAAGATGAACTGCATCAAAAACTGCAACATCAGTTGCCGGATGAAGTGCGTCAGCGTATTGATTGGACTGGCGACTGGCAAAATGAAGAGACGGTCATGGCCGCAGTGATTTATCACGGTGATGGCGACCAGTTGCGTCAGGTCTGTGAGGTGATTGCACAACGCAAGGGGCCAATTATCTCCGTCCAGGGATTTGCCCGTGGTGAAACCAACTTACTGCTGGAACGCTTACTGCATGAACGTTCAATCAGTGTGAATACAGCCGCAGCCGGCGGCAATGCCAACCTGATGACGATTGGTTAACCTGATGGTGCTTTTATTATCTCCCCGCGCTGCGGGGAGATAATCAGCGATTTTTGTCTTGCGAGCTGTAACTGGAAGTTTATAGGGTATATATCGGTATGATTAATCAATGATCGTTCTGTTGCCAGCTCAGATATTGCTCATATTTACGCAAGGCAATATTGTAATTGCTGAAAGCAGATTGAGATAATTCTTCGCTGAGTTTTTCCTGAACCTTTTCTGGCGTGAAGTCACTGGCCGGATAATTGCTTGAAGTCAGTATTTCATCCAAACGTCTTAAACGAACGACATACTCACGCACAGTACTATGACTCATCTCTGTTTGTTCAAACAGATACTGTTTAAATGACATAATGTCAAAATAATCAGTCTGGCTGTTGCAATAAATTTCACTACAAAAGCGGCACAGCGCCACAAATTTACCCTGCAACTCATTCCAGGTTTTGTCATCCACCAATTCAGTCATCTCAGAAATCGCTTCCTTATTGATGACCTGACCGTTAAAAACAAGCGAAATACGGTCAAGTGCTTTATGGCAGTGCAGACAATGAGTCTGGCTATGTTTATAGTCTTTGATATAACGGCTAAGCGGCCGTTTCTTTTGTGTTGTAACAGACATAAGAGATAAAGCCCTGTGTATAGTCTTAATAAAAAACAAACAAGCAAAAAGTTACTTCTCTGGATTCAGACGCGCCCTCAGCCTTTTTATTGCCTGACTGTGAAGCTGACTGACGCGGGATTCGCCCACGTCAAGTACTGCGCCGATCTCTTTAAGATTCAGTTCTTCCTGATAGTACAGCGTAAGAACCATCTTTTCCCGTTCAGGCAATGATTCAATCACATCGATTACCCTCTGACGAAGATCACCTTCCAGCAGTTGTTGCAAAGGATTGGCCTCATGCTCTTCCTCAATCACTGGTTCACAGCTTTCACCGTGAATTTCGTGCCATTCGTCATAAGAAAATAGTTGACTGTTATTGGTATCTAACAGTATTTGCCGATATTCTATCAGATTAATCTTTAATTCTTTAGCAACTTCCTGCTCACTGGCTGGACGGCCTAACTCTTGCTCAAGTTTACGGATGGTCTGCGTGACTTCACGTGCGTTACGCCGCACACTGCGCGGAGCCCAATCACGGCTCCTCAACTCATCCAACATTGCCCCCCTGATGCGCTGTACCGCATAGGTGGTAAACGCGGTTCCCTGCATGGAATCAAACCGCTCCACCGCATTCAGCAGGCCGATGCCACCGGCCTGAAGCAAGTCATCGAGTTCTACACTGGCAGGTAATCTCACCTGTAGCCTCAATGCTTCATGGCGAACCAGTGGTACATAGCGCTTCCAGAGGCTATTTTTGTCCATCACGCCTTCGGCGGTATACAAATCGCTCACAACAACAGACACCTTTGGATAAGAGACTGGATACCATTATCCAATCCCCTAACTGGTACAATCGTTTGAACAGTGAAGTAAAAGCCCTTCTTTTTCACCTATGCGAAATTTTTGCTGTCCGCCCAAAGCCTAGCAAGTTTCAGGCTGTCCCTGACAATGAACCAAAAAATAAGGATCGGCGAACCGATCCTTATTTTATAGGCGTTGTTTATACCGGTGACCCGGTATAAGTCCTCAACTGGAAAATAGCGATTAACGCAGCAGGGACATCGCAGTTTGTGGGATCTGGTTAGCTTGCGCCAGTACCGCAGTACCCGCTTGTTGCAGGATCTGGCCACGGCTCATGTTAGAGACTTCGGTTGCGTAGTCAGCATCTTCGATACGGCTGCGTGCCGCGCTCAGATTGTTAACGGTGTTGTTCAGGTTGTTAACGGTGGATTCCAGACGGTTTTGGACTGCACCCAGGGAGCTGCGCAGTGTATCAACTTTAGACAGAGCTGCATCCAAAGTTTCCAGTGGCTTAGCAGTAGGCTCTGTAGCATCCAATTTTGTAGGAGTACTTAATTTACCATCCGCACCATTAACAGCTACAGAGTGGTATTCGGTCTCACCTTTAGCATTAACACCTTGTAATACATATTTTGTTTTATCTTCGTTACCATCCTTATCAACTGCATGATGTACTTCCATGTCTTTTAGATTCAAACCAGCAATCTTTGCCTCAGTGAAATCAAATTTCGTAGCGGCGCCTGTTGCTGGTTTCTCTAATTTATTATCAGCATGAGGGGCACTAGGAGTCACACTAAACTTCGCTAAGCCAAGCTTTTTGCTGTTAATTTCTTTCAGGTCAATTTCGATAGTTTCGCCATCATGAGCACCAACCTGAATAGTCATTTTTCTATCTTGACTCAGTACCTTCACACCATTGAACTGAGTTTGTTCAGAAATACGGTTAATTTCTTCCAGACGCAGTTTAACTTCATCCTGAATAGATTTTTTGTCGCTTGCAGAGTTGCTTTCGTTTTGTGCCTGAACAGACAGCTCACGAATACGTTGCAGGTTATTGTTGATTTCGTTCAGCGAACCTTCGGTGGTCTGGGCAATGGAGATACCGTCATTGGCGTTACGGGATGCCTGAGACAGACCTTTAACGTTAGCCGTAAAACGGTTGGCAATCGCTTGACCCGCCGCGTCATCCTTCGCGCTGTTAATACGTAAACCAGAGGACAAGCGCGCAATAGCATTAGTCAGAACACCTTGAGAACGGTTCAGGTTGTTCTGGGCCTGTAGAGCGGAATAGTTAGTATTGATGACTGATGCCATGGTAGAGTTCCTTTTTAAAATCAAATCGATATATTGAGTTTGGGCCTGTTTGCCCACGGTGTTCATTACCGCCAACAGTTTTATCGGCTGTTAAAAAAGAACCTTTAATATTTCTTGCAAAAACTTTTTCCTTTTTTTCGTTGTTTTCCCCGATAAGCCAAACAGCGCCTATTCCCAGCAATTATTCTCTCCATCAAAAAAATCATTTTTTCAGTAAACTTTTCCCAAATGAGTCCGATAACCTCTCCAGTGATGCTTTTTATTAAAAGGAGTCAATATGGCCAGCATTTCCACAGTGGGATCCGGGATGGATATGGGATCTATACTGAATCAACTTCAGGCAGCAGAAAGTAAACGTTTAGAACCATTAACACAGCAGCAAAAAAGTTATAAAGCCAAGCTGACCGGTTTTGGTTCATTAAAAGGCAGTCTGGAAAAATTCAAGAGTGCCTCCGAAGAACTGAAAAAATTCGATAAACTCAATACCACTAAAACCAGCGAAGATCATAAAACATTTACCCCAAGCACGGATTCCAAAGCCAGTCCGGGTAATTATGTTATTGAAGTCAAACAGCTTGCAAGATCGCAGTCCCTGCGTTCCGAGGCATTTCCTGATGCAAAAAAACCGCTGGGAGAAGCGGGTAAAGGCACCCGTACCCTGATTATCACGCAGCCCGGTGTCCCCGATAAACCTGGTGAAAAAAATGAGCCAATGCTCATTTCCCTGAAAGATAATGAAACGTCCCTGATTGAAATTCGTGAAGCCATTAATAAAAAAGAAGGTAATGTCAGTGCCAACATCATGAAAGGGAACGATAATGAAAACTATCTGATCCTGACTTCCAAAAAAGCCGGCACACAATCCATGATGACGATTAAGGTTCAGGGTGATGACACGCTAAATAGCCTGCTGAACTATCAGTCTGATGATAAAGGGGGCGCTTCCGGTGCCATGACAGAGATGATGGCTCCGGCCAATGCAAAATTAACCGTCAATGGCATTGAGATTGAGCGCCAGACCAATGAGATCAAAGATGCCCCGGAAGGCGTCACGCTGAATCTGAAAAAGGTTTCGGAACAAGTTAAAGAACAAGTTCCGGGGAAAGATGGCAAACCCGAAGAACAATACGTGGTGAAATCAGAAACACTGATCGTTTCCCGCGATATCGAACCCATGAAAGAGGCGATTAAAAAGTGGGTGGATGCCTATAATGAATTACAAACCACTTTTGGCTCGCTGACTAAATTCACTGCCGTCGGAAAAGGGGAAGCGGCTTCAAAAGACAATGGCGCCCTGCTCGGTGACAGTACATTAAAAAGTATTCAAAATCAGCTAAGACATCAGCTTATTACCGCACAAGAAGTTGATGATATTGCCACATTGAATAAATTGGGCATTAAACAGAAATTGGATGGGACGCTGGAAATCAGCAATGAAAAACTGGAAAAAAACCTCAAAGAGAAACCCGCCAACGTTAAGGCTTTCTTTATGGGAGATGGTGAAAAAACCGGTTTTGCCACCCAGACCTTTAATATTTTGAAGAAAACGTTGGATAGTCACGAAGGGACGATTGCCACCGCCAAAGAAGGGATCAATAAGAGCCTGAAAAAATTAGAAAGCCAGGTGGAACAAACCAATAAAAGCATTAATGCCACCATGGAGCGCTATAAAAAACAATTTACCGAACTGGAGAAACTTGCGGCTTCAATGAATCAGGCAAGTTCATCCCTATTCCAACTTTTAAGATAATAAAAGGACACTAATGTATCAACGTTCGGCAAGCCAATTATACGCTCAGGTAGATCTTGAGAGCGAAATTATGAATGCTTCTCCCTATCAGTTGATTCAGATATTGTTTAACGGGGCGCTCAGCGCCCTGCGTCGTGCAATTATTCTGATGCAGCAGGGTAATATCCCGGAAAAAGGTTTAGCTATTTCAAAGGCAATCAATATCATTGATAATGGTCTTAAAGAGGGATTAGATTTCGAAAAAGGCGGTGAGATTGCTCAGAATCTTTTTGCTTTATATGATTATATGAGTCGCCGTTTACTCCATGCCAATTTACGCAATGATGAGAAGGCCATTACCGAAGTGATTGATTTACTTACCGAGATTTCAGATGCTTGGCGGCAAATAGGTCCTCATTACAACGCCAGTCAGGATATTGTTGAATGAAAAATGATATGGATCTTTTGTCAGCTTATCAGCGGATCCTTAGTTTAAGTGAGCAAATGATTAATTTAGCCAGAAATGAAAAATGGGATGATCTTATTGATATGGAGATCACTTATCTGAAGGCAGTCGAAGTGGTGACTTCACTATCAGAAAATGCAGACACCCCTATTTCATTACAGCAGCAATTGACCAAAATTTTGCAAACTGTCTTGGATAATGAAAAAGAAACTAAGAGATTGTTGCAAAGAAGGTTAAATGAACTCAGCGACCTGATTAAACAGGAAAGCTGTAAACAACGCTTACATGATACCTATGGACAGTTCCCTGTCAGTAATTATGAAATGGAGTTGACGACAACGGAATCAAAATAGCTATCAATAAACAAAGGTAACAGTGATTCCATTTAACCCTAACTCTGATTAATGGTGTCATTTATTTTTTCTTTTGGGCGGTGTCAATTCGCCACTATCGTTTTTTGGGTTAATCTAATTCGGCACTTTATTGTATTTATAATTTGCAAACAATCAAGATAACTTATCTATAATTTTTAACAAAAAATTAACCAACAAATGATAGTGGCGAACCTTTGAGGCAATTAACAGGAGATATTATCATCACATATTATTTTTAATTAAAGGGTGAGTAATGTTAACAAACTATATAAATAACATATTTATCATTGCGATATTATCCATTCATAAAATAGAATTTTCTTCTGTAGATAAGAATTTGGATTATTGTGCTACACCTGAGTCGTGAGTTGCACA
This genomic interval from Xenorhabdus doucetiae contains the following:
- a CDS encoding flagellin FliC, which translates into the protein MASVINTNYSALQAQNNLNRSQGVLTNAIARLSSGLRINSAKDDAAGQAIANRFTANVKGLSQASRNANDGISIAQTTEGSLNEINNNLQRIRELSVQAQNESNSASDKKSIQDEVKLRLEEINRISEQTQFNGVKVLSQDRKMTIQVGAHDGETIEIDLKEINSKKLGLAKFSVTPSAPHADNKLEKPATGAATKFDFTEAKIAGLNLKDMEVHHAVDKDGNEDKTKYVLQGVNAKGETEYHSVAVNGADGKLSTPTKLDATEPTAKPLETLDAALSKVDTLRSSLGAVQNRLESTVNNLNNTVNNLSAARSRIEDADYATEVSNMSRGQILQQAGTAVLAQANQIPQTAMSLLR
- the fliD gene encoding flagellar filament capping protein FliD, yielding MASISTVGSGMDMGSILNQLQAAESKRLEPLTQQQKSYKAKLTGFGSLKGSLEKFKSASEELKKFDKLNTTKTSEDHKTFTPSTDSKASPGNYVIEVKQLARSQSLRSEAFPDAKKPLGEAGKGTRTLIITQPGVPDKPGEKNEPMLISLKDNETSLIEIREAINKKEGNVSANIMKGNDNENYLILTSKKAGTQSMMTIKVQGDDTLNSLLNYQSDDKGGASGAMTEMMAPANAKLTVNGIEIERQTNEIKDAPEGVTLNLKKVSEQVKEQVPGKDGKPEEQYVVKSETLIVSRDIEPMKEAIKKWVDAYNELQTTFGSLTKFTAVGKGEAASKDNGALLGDSTLKSIQNQLRHQLITAQEVDDIATLNKLGIKQKLDGTLEISNEKLEKNLKEKPANVKAFFMGDGEKTGFATQTFNILKKTLDSHEGTIATAKEGINKSLKKLESQVEQTNKSINATMERYKKQFTELEKLAASMNQASSSLFQLLR
- the fliS gene encoding flagellar export chaperone FliS translates to MYQRSASQLYAQVDLESEIMNASPYQLIQILFNGALSALRRAIILMQQGNIPEKGLAISKAINIIDNGLKEGLDFEKGGEIAQNLFALYDYMSRRLLHANLRNDEKAITEVIDLLTEISDAWRQIGPHYNASQDIVE
- the fliT gene encoding flagella biosynthesis regulatory protein FliT, yielding MKNDMDLLSAYQRILSLSEQMINLARNEKWDDLIDMEITYLKAVEVVTSLSENADTPISLQQQLTKILQTVLDNEKETKRLLQRRLNELSDLIKQESCKQRLHDTYGQFPVSNYEMELTTTESK